The region GTTCAACGTAACAGCAACCGCAAGAGCAGTTACTCCATCAGCTGCACAACACTCACCTTGGCATTCACCAGTTCCATATTTATTCGGCGGACTAGCCGCCATGCTCGGTTTAATAGCTTTTGCACTCTTAATTCTCGCTTGTTCGTACTGGAAATTATCCGGGTACCTCGAAAACGACAGCGAAAGAGACCTTGAAGCTGGAGAAGAAGGTAAAAATGATAGTAATGATGAGAAAAAAGTTGTGGTTTTTGAAGAGAAGATTTTGGTTATTATGGCTGGTCAGGTTAAACCAACTTTTTTAGCGACGCCAATGTCTAGTAGGTCATCTTCCTTTGGCGACAATTCGAGTACGAAAAGCTGTTCTTGTAGCGAAAAAGGTGAGAAATCTGTAGAAACTGTTAAACAGGAGACTAATGATCAAGAACAACAACAACACAGTGAAAGTCATGAAACAGATCAAGcccattaattatttttagttctTAATTTCTGGGTTTTTCCTTTTTTCCTGATTAGGTTTCAGAATTTTTAgatggatttgttttttttttttttaggaagAGAGCTCTGTTATTACAGGTTTTTTAAGAAGAAAATGAGTAGATGAGCTTGCTTTTGCATGTTACAGATTGGGTTTTAATCCTATTTTTTAGCagcttttctttctttttttctggTTTCTTGTGTTCCAATTCAGAGAAAATGTATATTTCATTGAGATTTAATCAAGAATCATCTTTTCTacttaaaattcataattattaCTCTGTTTttttgttaggttatat is a window of Mercurialis annua linkage group LG2, ddMerAnnu1.2, whole genome shotgun sequence DNA encoding:
- the LOC126666777 gene encoding protein GLUTAMINE DUMPER 2; amino-acid sequence: MASARAPFNVTATARAVTPSAAQHSPWHSPVPYLFGGLAAMLGLIAFALLILACSYWKLSGYLENDSERDLEAGEEGKNDSNDEKKVVVFEEKILVIMAGQVKPTFLATPMSSRSSSFGDNSSTKSCSCSEKGEKSVETVKQETNDQEQQQHSESHETDQAH